A stretch of Fibrobacter sp. UWR2 DNA encodes these proteins:
- a CDS encoding CMP deaminase, with protein MNNSQSRSKLRDEVYTQMMCAQARLSKDQNTQMGAVLVSAEGRVISTGYNGAPAGFDDETVPYTREKQLLAYDLLDADTGELLSHHEFEANKYPFMVHAEINALHYARGKVPPGSKLYVIGFPCERCALDVSLSGVAEVFVTKDDYDPKSTLNNSRDTAYYMFAQAHIVVTLCGKRIRPVVSKPAAK; from the coding sequence ATGAACAATTCTCAATCCCGCAGCAAGCTTCGTGACGAAGTGTATACCCAGATGATGTGCGCCCAGGCGCGCCTCAGTAAAGACCAGAATACCCAGATGGGGGCGGTGCTCGTGAGTGCCGAAGGCCGCGTCATCAGTACCGGCTATAACGGCGCCCCCGCAGGTTTTGACGACGAGACTGTGCCGTACACCCGCGAAAAGCAACTGCTGGCTTACGACCTGCTTGATGCCGATACGGGTGAACTCCTGAGCCATCACGAGTTCGAGGCGAACAAGTACCCCTTCATGGTGCATGCCGAAATCAATGCGCTGCACTATGCTCGCGGCAAGGTGCCTCCTGGTTCCAAGCTGTACGTGATTGGGTTCCCGTGCGAACGTTGTGCGCTTGACGTGAGCCTCTCCGGCGTTGCCGAGGTGTTCGTGACCAAGGACGATTACGACCCAAAGTCCACACTCAACAACAGCCGTGATACCGCCTACTACATGTTCGCGCAGGCCCATATCGTGGTGACCCTCTGTGGTAAGCGCATCCGCCCGGTAGTTTCCAAGCCCGCGGCGAAGTAG
- the hisS gene encoding histidine--tRNA ligase: MSISIPQLPKGTRDFYPEAQRIQNYIFDTWRQVAESFAYEEYEGPMFEHLELYTGKSGEEIVSQLYNFKDKGDREIALRPEMTPTLARLVIQKARELKKPFKWFSMPRLFRYEKAQKGRLREFFQLNMDIIGTESIYAEADLLASIATMLRKFGLKDGEFAIGVSSRKLLATYLEEIGAPNPALVYPVLDRRLKIGPEAFAKALAEAGLTEEQVKKLDDFMSCKSIEEVRSAVHSENATAALAEIEDLFATLTAAGYGECVNLDLSIVRGLAYYTGIVFEVFDKGKSMRAIAGGGRYDSLTEKLGGERIPGVGFGMGDVVLADLLAEHNLLPSPKQSVDFYIASFTNDMKKVFETAQMFRDAKYGNCSVSHPLAPMKMGKQLDQANYQGAKIVVYVDGSKAAAGEFEYKDMRVGEMLVGNPEAIVERLRTTPQKAE; encoded by the coding sequence ATGAGCATTTCTATCCCTCAGCTGCCCAAGGGCACGCGCGATTTTTACCCGGAAGCGCAGCGCATCCAGAACTACATTTTCGATACCTGGCGTCAAGTCGCCGAAAGTTTTGCCTACGAAGAGTATGAAGGCCCGATGTTTGAGCATCTGGAGCTTTACACCGGCAAGTCCGGCGAAGAAATCGTAAGCCAGCTCTACAACTTCAAGGACAAGGGCGACCGCGAAATTGCGCTCCGCCCCGAAATGACCCCGACGCTCGCCCGCCTCGTGATCCAGAAGGCCCGCGAACTCAAGAAGCCCTTCAAGTGGTTCAGCATGCCGCGCCTTTTCCGCTACGAGAAGGCTCAGAAGGGCCGCCTGCGCGAGTTCTTCCAGCTGAACATGGACATCATCGGCACAGAGAGCATCTACGCCGAAGCCGACCTGCTCGCCTCCATCGCGACGATGCTGCGCAAGTTCGGCCTCAAGGACGGCGAATTTGCGATTGGCGTCTCGAGCCGCAAGCTTTTGGCCACCTACCTCGAAGAAATCGGCGCCCCGAACCCGGCGCTTGTGTATCCGGTACTTGACCGCCGCCTGAAAATCGGCCCCGAAGCCTTCGCGAAGGCGCTTGCCGAAGCCGGCCTCACCGAAGAACAGGTGAAAAAACTCGACGACTTCATGAGTTGCAAGAGCATCGAAGAAGTCCGTAGCGCCGTGCATAGCGAAAACGCAACCGCGGCACTCGCTGAAATCGAAGACCTGTTCGCCACCCTTACCGCCGCAGGCTACGGCGAATGCGTGAACCTCGACCTCTCCATCGTGCGCGGCCTCGCCTACTACACGGGCATCGTTTTCGAAGTCTTTGACAAGGGCAAGTCCATGCGCGCCATCGCTGGCGGTGGCCGTTACGACAGCCTCACCGAAAAGCTCGGCGGCGAACGCATCCCGGGCGTGGGATTCGGCATGGGCGACGTGGTCCTCGCAGACCTCCTCGCCGAGCACAACCTGCTGCCGAGCCCCAAGCAGAGCGTAGACTTCTACATCGCAAGTTTCACGAACGACATGAAGAAGGTCTTCGAGACCGCCCAGATGTTCCGCGACGCGAAGTACGGCAACTGCTCCGTCTCGCACCCGCTCGCCCCCATGAAGATGGGCAAGCAACTCGACCAGGCGAATTACCAGGGCGCAAAGATTGTCGTCTACGTGGACGGTTCCAAGGCCGCTGCAGGCGAATTCGAGTACAAGGACATGCGCGTGGGCGAAATGCTCGTGGGCAATCCCGAAGCCATCGTTGAACGCCTCCGCACAACTCCGCAAAAAGCCGAATAA
- a CDS encoding pentapeptide repeat-containing protein: protein MNMKMISKFGVFLIGALTIGGFAQDYSGQDLNTSFRDKRIDGFDFSNAKAKKGVTDFQRSAGEKPNFQEAKLEGVSFQNAVISEANFKNADLKKVIISGADIRNSSFKGADMEEGNLYRATLLGSQFPNVNFKNARLDAMKVSDETDFSKTDFTQASVMDVDLTRADLSKANLTNANFSRSLMGEVNLKKATIVKTDFTACNLIAANFKGVDLINVNFSKAGLSQANFSGAEFQNVNLQEADLSLTEFDDVDLSKTQLQKAKFAQSTLSSMKFQGQDLSGVVFDKGLVKKSNFDKAKLSKASFFDTEVSKCEFRGTDLTKAVFDGAYVKKNIFDGADMDKANLANSTIEKTDFIGAQLNGASFAGAKLVDVRFTNAKMKNVKIDADTKMQNVDFSGADLSDAKIEKCTVKKVVYDSRTKFPAGFDPRQYGFTKPGEKAAEVVVQGNNRKSSVADDAMPKKKKKKKKKHVDEDDE, encoded by the coding sequence ATGAATATGAAGATGATTTCGAAGTTCGGTGTTTTCCTTATCGGAGCGCTGACAATTGGCGGTTTTGCCCAAGACTATTCGGGTCAGGATCTCAACACGTCCTTCCGCGACAAGCGTATCGACGGATTTGACTTCTCGAACGCCAAGGCCAAGAAGGGAGTTACCGACTTCCAGCGCAGCGCTGGTGAAAAGCCGAATTTCCAGGAAGCAAAGCTCGAGGGAGTGTCCTTCCAGAACGCCGTGATTAGCGAAGCCAACTTCAAGAATGCAGACCTGAAGAAAGTCATCATCAGCGGCGCCGACATCCGTAATTCCTCTTTCAAGGGCGCAGACATGGAAGAAGGCAACCTCTACCGTGCAACGCTCCTTGGCAGCCAGTTCCCCAACGTGAACTTCAAGAACGCCCGTCTTGACGCCATGAAGGTTTCCGATGAAACCGACTTCAGCAAGACCGACTTTACCCAGGCCTCCGTCATGGACGTGGACCTTACCCGCGCCGACCTCTCCAAGGCCAACCTCACGAACGCGAACTTCTCCCGTTCCCTGATGGGCGAAGTCAACCTCAAGAAGGCAACCATCGTGAAGACCGACTTCACGGCATGTAACCTCATCGCCGCAAACTTCAAGGGTGTCGACCTCATCAACGTGAACTTCTCCAAGGCGGGTCTTTCACAGGCGAACTTCAGCGGCGCCGAGTTCCAGAACGTGAACCTCCAGGAAGCCGACCTTTCCCTGACCGAGTTCGACGATGTCGACCTCTCCAAGACCCAGCTCCAGAAGGCCAAGTTCGCACAGTCCACCCTGAGCAGCATGAAGTTCCAGGGCCAGGACCTCTCCGGCGTGGTATTCGACAAGGGCCTCGTCAAGAAGTCCAACTTCGACAAGGCCAAGCTTTCCAAGGCTTCCTTCTTCGATACCGAAGTGAGCAAGTGTGAATTCCGCGGCACCGACCTTACCAAGGCCGTGTTCGACGGCGCCTACGTCAAGAAGAACATCTTCGACGGCGCAGACATGGACAAGGCCAACCTCGCGAACTCCACCATCGAAAAGACCGACTTCATCGGTGCCCAGCTCAACGGTGCAAGCTTCGCCGGTGCCAAGCTCGTCGACGTGCGCTTCACCAACGCAAAGATGAAGAACGTGAAGATCGACGCCGACACCAAGATGCAGAACGTCGACTTCTCCGGTGCCGACCTGAGCGACGCCAAGATCGAGAAGTGCACAGTCAAGAAGGTTGTCTACGACAGCCGTACCAAGTTCCCTGCCGGCTTCGACCCGCGTCAGTACGGCTTCACCAAGCCGGGCGAAAAGGCCGCCGAAGTGGTCGTCCAGGGGAACAACAGGAAGTCCTCTGTGGCTGACGACGCCATGCCGAAGAAGAAAAAGAAAAAGAAGAAAAAACACGTCGATGAAGACGACGAGTAA
- the radA gene encoding DNA repair protein RadA, producing MVAVNKSKKEIKYLCTDCGNTTPKWVGKCPFCGAWNTLKEHAVEPVNTGAARGGRGLGGPVHQVVPLRDVATEDTRRLSTANAEFDRVLGGGLAPGSLVLIGGDPGIGKSTLVLTTLATMTAAGVKSLYVSGEESACQVKLRSERLNVSGSDMLLLCETSLEKIIEHAKEVKPQVMVIDSIQTVYKGDLSGTPGSASQLRECTLDLMVFAKNTGCITILIGHVTKDGQIAGPRILEHMVDTVVYFEGDRNHQYRLLRTIKNRFGATDEIGVFEMTSHGLESVANPSRVFLQENTPPTPGSVVCCTLEGSRALLFETQALVNQTGFAVPQRVAAGIDPKRLTIILALLEKFGGVSIGASDVFASIAGGMKVTDASSDLALALAIASNHLGIPLSRQTIAVGELGLSGEVRSVALLDQRLKEARRLGMVEAVVPANGKLPEALEGMKVVRVHSLSEAISWLMDKK from the coding sequence ATGGTAGCAGTAAACAAGTCTAAGAAAGAAATCAAGTATCTCTGCACGGATTGCGGCAACACGACGCCCAAGTGGGTCGGGAAGTGCCCGTTCTGCGGGGCATGGAACACCCTCAAGGAACATGCGGTAGAGCCTGTCAATACGGGCGCGGCGCGAGGCGGGCGCGGGCTTGGAGGTCCAGTCCACCAGGTGGTGCCTTTGCGCGATGTGGCCACGGAAGACACGCGGCGGCTGAGCACCGCCAATGCGGAATTTGACCGCGTCCTCGGTGGCGGGCTTGCACCAGGTTCCCTGGTGCTCATCGGTGGCGACCCTGGTATCGGCAAGTCAACCCTGGTGCTCACGACGCTCGCCACGATGACAGCCGCCGGCGTGAAGAGCCTTTACGTGAGCGGGGAAGAGAGCGCCTGCCAGGTGAAACTTAGGAGTGAACGCCTGAACGTCTCGGGTTCCGACATGCTGCTCCTTTGTGAAACGAGTCTCGAGAAGATTATCGAGCATGCGAAAGAGGTCAAGCCGCAGGTCATGGTCATCGATTCCATACAGACGGTTTACAAGGGCGACCTCTCGGGCACGCCGGGGAGCGCCTCCCAGCTCCGCGAATGTACGCTCGACCTCATGGTGTTCGCGAAAAATACGGGGTGTATCACCATCCTTATCGGGCACGTGACGAAGGATGGCCAGATTGCAGGCCCGCGAATCCTCGAGCACATGGTCGATACAGTCGTCTACTTCGAGGGCGACCGCAACCACCAGTACCGCCTGCTGCGCACCATCAAGAACCGCTTCGGTGCTACCGACGAGATTGGCGTGTTCGAGATGACGAGCCACGGGCTTGAGTCGGTGGCGAACCCGAGCCGCGTTTTCTTGCAGGAGAATACTCCGCCTACACCGGGAAGTGTCGTATGCTGTACGCTCGAGGGCTCGCGGGCGCTCCTCTTCGAGACGCAGGCGCTCGTGAACCAGACGGGTTTCGCCGTTCCCCAGCGAGTGGCCGCGGGCATCGACCCGAAAAGGCTCACCATCATTCTCGCCCTGCTCGAAAAGTTCGGCGGGGTGTCGATAGGTGCTTCCGACGTGTTCGCGAGTATCGCCGGCGGGATGAAGGTGACCGACGCCTCCTCGGACCTGGCGCTTGCTCTCGCGATTGCGAGCAACCATCTCGGAATCCCGCTTTCGCGGCAGACCATTGCCGTGGGTGAGCTCGGGCTTTCGGGCGAGGTTCGCAGTGTCGCGCTTCTGGACCAGCGGCTGAAGGAGGCGCGCCGCCTCGGCATGGTGGAGGCTGTCGTGCCGGCGAATGGCAAACTCCCCGAAGCCCTCGAGGGCATGAAGGTCGTGCGCGTGCATAGCCTCTCCGAGGCGATTTCCTGGCTTATGGACAAGAAGTAA
- a CDS encoding RNA methyltransferase — translation MRKFRVVLVEPEHPHNVGFVARAMHCYALDELYIVYPKRDKVIENSYHTAPNSHEVLDKATIVHKFEDAIGDCACAVAFSRRIYGSAIKHTMMPGLSELLPENGTIALVFGRESCGLETEEVNACTYQCEIPVPGLMSLNLAQAVTVGLYELCRSGALANGEGRAKRGTKGACETAPATIQQIDGFKKFLDRYLTGQYHDQAWRDNFLNTLVQRLHPTRNELSALFGLLRNLAGKPARLEHAAEKAEKAAKAAEKTEEARGQ, via the coding sequence ATGAGAAAATTCAGAGTTGTCCTAGTAGAACCGGAACATCCTCACAATGTGGGCTTTGTGGCCCGCGCCATGCACTGTTACGCCCTCGACGAACTGTATATCGTCTACCCGAAGCGCGACAAGGTGATTGAAAATTCCTACCACACGGCACCCAACAGCCACGAGGTCCTGGATAAGGCGACCATCGTGCATAAGTTCGAGGATGCCATCGGCGATTGTGCCTGCGCGGTCGCTTTCAGCCGCCGCATTTACGGTTCTGCCATCAAGCACACGATGATGCCCGGGCTTTCGGAACTCTTGCCCGAGAACGGCACGATTGCGCTCGTGTTCGGTCGCGAATCCTGCGGGCTCGAGACCGAAGAGGTGAACGCCTGCACGTACCAGTGTGAAATCCCGGTGCCGGGGCTCATGAGCCTCAACCTGGCGCAGGCGGTGACGGTCGGCCTGTATGAACTTTGCCGGAGTGGCGCGCTTGCGAACGGCGAAGGTCGTGCGAAGCGTGGCACGAAGGGCGCCTGCGAGACGGCTCCCGCGACTATCCAGCAGATTGACGGATTCAAGAAGTTTCTCGACCGCTACCTGACGGGCCAGTACCACGACCAGGCGTGGCGCGACAACTTCCTCAATACGCTCGTGCAGCGCCTGCACCCCACGCGCAACGAACTTTCGGCTCTCTTCGGGCTGTTGCGTAACCTTGCCGGCAAGCCTGCGCGCCTCGAACATGCCGCCGAGAAGGCGGAAAAGGCCGCTAAAGCTGCTGAAAAAACGGAAGAGGCTCGCGGGCAGTAA
- a CDS encoding zinc ribbon domain-containing protein, whose translation MQTYEILKNIREKNNLTQDQMAERIGVTRQAVSRWETGETQPNTEMLKILSKEFNVSINTLLGAPRQLFCQCCGMPLGDDAMISRETDGHFNEDYCKWCYVDGKFTYTSKDTLLDFLLSHMPNPENTPDAERRKFFDSHLSQLKHWAR comes from the coding sequence ATGCAGACCTACGAAATTCTCAAGAACATCCGCGAAAAGAACAACCTCACGCAAGACCAGATGGCAGAACGCATCGGCGTGACGCGCCAGGCCGTAAGCCGCTGGGAAACCGGCGAGACGCAGCCGAACACCGAAATGCTCAAGATTTTGTCGAAGGAATTCAATGTTTCCATAAACACCCTGCTCGGGGCCCCGCGCCAGCTCTTTTGCCAGTGCTGCGGCATGCCCCTCGGCGACGACGCGATGATCAGCCGCGAGACCGACGGACACTTCAACGAGGATTACTGCAAGTGGTGCTACGTAGACGGCAAGTTCACCTACACAAGCAAGGACACCCTACTGGACTTTCTGCTTTCGCACATGCCTAACCCCGAAAACACGCCGGATGCAGAAAGGCGCAAGTTCTTCGACTCGCACCTTTCGCAATTAAAGCACTGGGCTAGATAG
- a CDS encoding sugar phosphate nucleotidyltransferase: MEKDSLNVLILAAGLGTRLRPLTNDVPKPLVPVVDASILDLQARKARAIGNVRLHANAHYLAEQVVAAGETLGFEKVWVEQPEILGTAGPLHRIYAAGYRGGLLVMNGDAYCSFDLKAFVRNAQELAAQANGPQVSLLAVDFPKVNTFRVGANGRLAGIAGRFGETSGTPATFSGVSWYSDAALSRIREGESDIREFWKQEIARGCAPHVDMSQLNATWIDMGSPEGLMHAVEARLKELGRDPNEAVVVPGVKLPAGVTAKHSVIYSGAEIQPGETIENEIRGKGFNWKIN; encoded by the coding sequence ATGGAAAAAGATTCCCTGAATGTCTTGATTCTGGCGGCGGGGCTCGGGACGCGACTGCGCCCGCTCACGAACGATGTGCCTAAGCCGCTTGTGCCCGTAGTAGATGCCTCGATTCTGGATTTGCAGGCCCGAAAGGCCCGTGCGATTGGCAATGTGCGCCTGCATGCGAATGCCCATTACCTGGCGGAACAGGTCGTTGCAGCGGGCGAGACTCTCGGATTCGAGAAGGTATGGGTGGAACAGCCCGAAATCCTGGGAACGGCGGGGCCGTTGCACCGCATTTATGCCGCAGGCTACCGCGGTGGCTTGCTGGTAATGAACGGCGATGCCTACTGCAGTTTTGACCTGAAGGCTTTTGTCCGCAATGCGCAGGAACTGGCCGCTCAGGCGAATGGCCCGCAGGTTTCGCTCCTTGCCGTAGATTTCCCGAAGGTCAACACTTTCCGGGTAGGTGCAAATGGCCGCTTGGCGGGCATTGCCGGGCGGTTCGGCGAGACTTCTGGAACCCCAGCGACGTTCTCCGGTGTGTCTTGGTACAGCGATGCAGCCCTCTCGCGCATCCGGGAAGGCGAATCCGATATACGCGAATTCTGGAAGCAGGAAATTGCCCGCGGCTGTGCCCCGCATGTCGACATGAGCCAGCTGAATGCCACCTGGATTGACATGGGCTCTCCCGAAGGCTTGATGCACGCGGTGGAGGCGCGCTTGAAAGAACTGGGCCGTGACCCGAACGAAGCCGTCGTTGTCCCCGGTGTGAAACTGCCCGCAGGCGTAACCGCGAAGCATTCTGTGATTTATTCCGGCGCAGAAATTCAGCCCGGCGAAACGATTGAAAATGAAATCCGTGGGAAAGGGTTTAACTGGAAAATTAATTAA
- a CDS encoding dUTP diphosphatase has protein sequence MTTKTIKIQYLDDSIPKLTYIGGKSDWIDLAAAETVTLKAGEFRLIHLGVAMKLPEGYEAHIAPRSSTFKNFGILQANSVGVVDSSYCGANDWWRMPVYATRDVTIEKGSRIAQFRIMEIQPTLTFEEGPLEGVDRGGFGSTGVV, from the coding sequence ATGACCACGAAGACAATCAAAATTCAGTACCTCGACGATTCCATCCCGAAACTCACCTACATTGGCGGCAAGTCCGACTGGATAGACCTCGCCGCGGCAGAGACCGTGACGCTCAAGGCGGGGGAGTTTAGGCTCATTCACCTGGGTGTGGCGATGAAGTTGCCCGAAGGCTACGAGGCGCATATCGCCCCGCGCAGTTCCACGTTCAAGAACTTCGGCATTCTGCAGGCGAACTCGGTGGGCGTGGTGGACTCGAGCTACTGCGGTGCGAACGACTGGTGGAGAATGCCCGTGTACGCCACCCGCGACGTGACCATCGAGAAGGGAAGCCGCATTGCGCAGTTCCGCATCATGGAAATCCAGCCGACGCTCACCTTTGAGGAAGGCCCGCTTGAAGGCGTCGACCGCGGCGGTTTCGGAAGCACCGGTGTGGTCTAG
- a CDS encoding GDSL-type esterase/lipase family protein, with protein sequence MTRFSRTLCLITGILATALFAAPPVTTPASYIIDFSKYDFIDSTLNLIQFPSGKAAFEPFFQKMDSLVFENKGKVNIVHIGGSHIQADVVSGRIREHLVKEYPGSSAGRGFVFPYSAARTNTPSSYGSQYKGVWDMSKNVLREVKKPLGLLGIAVSTSDPRAEFTLLLDKYNSSPIYAETKFRLFGYSDSNNVVPVLVVDSVDIKGVRDTATQSYVFKSPRPIDTLHFAFRWADTALQAKVTKYLIDSLVQDSIYRANLDTLNADSTADSTAKKNALPDNQEASADSMFQGNCDIMDTTCLEKEEPKNDLLAACRVFLDSTKQRADTTAKDSTRKNDSTVVADTLQKAICDSLIALSETLSIVRPRFTMTGVISESNYPGIVYTNVGINGARIAHYFEEVCPLFEKELAFLKPDLVIFAIGINDANVEKFDDKTFRNNYDILIERIRRVNPNVAFIFETNNDMYRKVRKRRYVQHPVGEQARKAFFSLAEKHKAGVWDKFSLMGGLGSMAKWEKASLAKKDKIHFNMAGYHLLGDMFYKALIDAYQEHIANLPALEPTPKKVEEKPKK encoded by the coding sequence ATGACAAGATTTTCTCGCACCCTTTGCCTCATCACGGGCATACTCGCCACCGCACTGTTCGCTGCGCCCCCGGTCACGACACCCGCAAGCTACATCATCGATTTTTCCAAATACGACTTCATCGATTCCACGCTAAACCTCATCCAGTTCCCGAGCGGCAAGGCTGCATTTGAGCCCTTCTTCCAAAAGATGGACTCGCTCGTGTTCGAGAACAAGGGCAAGGTCAACATCGTCCATATCGGCGGTTCGCACATCCAGGCAGACGTCGTCTCGGGCCGTATCCGCGAGCACCTCGTGAAAGAATACCCGGGTTCCTCCGCTGGCCGCGGATTCGTTTTCCCGTATTCCGCCGCCCGCACCAACACGCCTTCCAGCTATGGTTCGCAGTACAAGGGCGTGTGGGACATGAGCAAGAACGTGCTCCGCGAAGTCAAGAAACCTCTCGGCCTTCTGGGCATCGCCGTCAGTACCAGTGACCCGCGCGCCGAATTCACGCTTCTGCTCGACAAGTACAATTCTTCCCCGATCTACGCCGAAACCAAGTTCCGCCTATTCGGGTACAGCGACAGCAATAACGTCGTTCCCGTACTCGTAGTCGATTCGGTAGATATCAAGGGAGTACGCGACACCGCCACGCAGAGCTACGTGTTCAAGAGCCCCCGCCCGATAGACACTCTACACTTTGCCTTCCGCTGGGCCGATACCGCCCTCCAGGCAAAGGTAACGAAGTACCTCATCGATTCGCTTGTTCAGGATTCCATCTACCGTGCAAACCTCGACACGCTGAATGCGGATTCTACCGCAGACAGTACCGCGAAGAAGAACGCCCTACCCGACAACCAGGAGGCCTCCGCAGACTCCATGTTCCAGGGCAACTGCGACATTATGGATACGACCTGCCTCGAGAAGGAAGAACCCAAGAACGACCTGCTCGCCGCATGCAGGGTTTTCCTCGATTCCACAAAGCAGCGGGCCGACACTACGGCAAAAGACTCCACCCGCAAGAACGACTCCACCGTCGTTGCAGATACCTTGCAGAAAGCGATATGCGATTCGCTGATAGCCCTTTCCGAAACGCTCTCGATTGTACGTCCGCGCTTCACCATGACAGGTGTCATCTCCGAATCGAACTACCCGGGAATCGTCTACACGAACGTGGGCATCAACGGAGCCCGCATCGCGCACTACTTCGAGGAGGTCTGCCCGCTGTTCGAAAAGGAACTCGCCTTCCTCAAGCCCGACCTCGTAATATTTGCAATCGGCATCAATGACGCGAACGTCGAGAAGTTCGACGACAAGACCTTCCGCAACAACTATGACATCCTTATCGAGCGCATCAGGCGCGTGAACCCGAATGTCGCGTTCATATTCGAGACCAACAACGACATGTACCGCAAGGTGCGCAAGCGCCGCTACGTGCAGCACCCCGTAGGTGAACAGGCCCGCAAGGCGTTCTTCTCGCTTGCCGAAAAGCACAAGGCCGGCGTGTGGGACAAGTTCTCCCTGATGGGTGGCCTCGGATCCATGGCCAAGTGGGAAAAGGCAAGCCTCGCGAAAAAAGACAAGATTCATTTCAATATGGCGGGCTACCACCTGCTCGGCGACATGTTCTACAAGGCGCTTATCGATGCCTACCAGGAACACATCGCGAACCTCCCCGCACTCGAGCCGACACCAAAGAAGGTGGAAGAAAAGCCAAAGAAATAG
- a CDS encoding SDR family oxidoreductase, with protein sequence MIDVKGKWTLITGGCRGVGRLTAIEMAKLGANIILQGRDKAHAEPVIAELKKYGVEVRAVGCNLESEAEIDAALAEIDSWGVQVDLVFNNAGLMSHYFTDYLTNTMDDFHHAMAVNFFAPVKIAYHFLPSMIERGFGRMQLTTSGIANEPELMGYACAKAALTKFVKDFACKLNGTDVMMNVMDPGWLRTDLGGPNAPNAPETVIPGSMVSVLLDDKKSGRWFSAQEFTGMTLADAVEKGKKVEA encoded by the coding sequence ATGATTGACGTTAAGGGCAAATGGACCCTGATTACCGGCGGCTGCCGTGGTGTTGGCCGTCTCACCGCTATCGAGATGGCCAAGCTTGGTGCAAACATCATCTTGCAGGGCCGCGACAAGGCGCATGCCGAACCCGTGATTGCCGAACTCAAGAAGTATGGCGTGGAAGTGCGTGCCGTGGGCTGCAACCTCGAAAGCGAAGCCGAAATCGATGCCGCCCTCGCTGAAATCGACAGTTGGGGCGTGCAGGTGGACCTCGTGTTCAACAACGCGGGCCTCATGAGCCATTACTTCACCGACTACCTGACCAACACGATGGACGATTTCCACCATGCGATGGCGGTGAACTTCTTTGCCCCTGTGAAGATTGCCTACCACTTCTTGCCGAGCATGATCGAGCGCGGTTTTGGCCGCATGCAGCTCACCACGAGCGGCATCGCGAACGAGCCGGAACTGATGGGTTATGCCTGCGCGAAGGCCGCCCTCACCAAGTTCGTGAAGGATTTCGCCTGCAAGCTGAACGGCACCGACGTGATGATGAACGTGATGGACCCGGGCTGGCTCCGCACCGATCTCGGTGGCCCGAATGCCCCGAACGCTCCCGAAACCGTTATTCCGGGTTCCATGGTCTCCGTGCTCTTGGACGACAAGAAGAGTGGCCGCTGGTTCAGCGCGCAGGAATTCACGGGTATGACCCTCGCCGACGCTGTCGAAAAGGGCAAGAAGGTCGAAGCGTAA
- a CDS encoding DUF4919 domain-containing protein, translating to MKRLALTFIVALFMATASYADEYEKTCSEILNKVKGGSTAVDYAALRENCGRTSWYVQRKQTKIDKIRRDMYAAANAGKHAEVKKLAQSILDLNYLNMTAHRMLSWSLDALGDSVGSKRHLDIELGLLRSIGQSGSGKNCREGKIVIDVEEEYFVMQIMGWKLKRQQTVSDGDITCDLMEVIDSDGNERKEYFNVNIVFENYRRSYK from the coding sequence ATGAAACGCCTTGCCTTGACATTCATTGTAGCCCTGTTCATGGCTACAGCGTCCTATGCGGATGAATACGAAAAGACCTGTTCTGAAATTTTGAACAAAGTAAAGGGAGGAAGTACGGCTGTGGACTATGCCGCCCTGCGAGAGAACTGCGGACGGACTTCCTGGTATGTGCAGCGAAAGCAGACCAAAATAGATAAGATCCGCAGGGACATGTATGCTGCCGCCAATGCGGGCAAGCATGCGGAGGTCAAGAAATTGGCCCAGTCCATTCTGGACCTGAATTACCTCAACATGACTGCGCACAGGATGCTTTCATGGTCATTGGATGCTCTTGGCGATTCTGTCGGTTCAAAGCGTCACCTCGATATTGAACTCGGGCTCCTTCGCTCTATAGGGCAGAGCGGTTCCGGCAAGAACTGCAGGGAAGGAAAAATTGTCATCGATGTAGAGGAGGAATACTTCGTGATGCAGATAATGGGCTGGAAACTCAAGCGCCAGCAGACGGTGAGTGATGGCGATATTACCTGCGACCTTATGGAAGTCATCGATTCGGATGGCAATGAACGGAAAGAGTATTTCAACGTGAATATCGTCTTCGAAAACTACAGGCGGAGTTACAAGTAG